In Castor canadensis chromosome 11, mCasCan1.hap1v2, whole genome shotgun sequence, a single genomic region encodes these proteins:
- the LOC109702320 gene encoding secreted and transmembrane protein 1-like isoform X1 produces the protein MLSSRWVTPGYVPKMLGAFLLLATSMNAQNKEWDNAICTEDVVFVSRGEHAMMACNISNTFTHITIKLRAHGKNKTIFSEDGPGHFSRDGWQLQVQGGQAQLVIEAAQDSHAGQYLWRLHGLQACNKITTLNVSEPQDQEADQTEPLPSWDALGAMTTFLAEKRRTLSVFAGHRRRGTWTEHSGPSVPVQKLRAGAHLGRV, from the exons ATGTTGAGCTCCCGTTGGGTGACCCCTGGCTATGTTCCCAAGATGCTTGGGGCCTTCCTGCTCTTGGCCACCTCCATGAATGCTCAGAATAAAG AGTGGGACAACGCCATCTGCACCGAGGATGTGGTTTTCGTGTCCAGGGGCGAGCACGCCATGATGGCCTGCAATATCTCCAACACCTTCACCCACATCACCATCAAGTTGCGTGCCCATGGGAAGAACAAGACCATCTTCAGCGAGGATGGCCCAGGGCACTTCTCTCGGGatgggtggcagctccaggttcAAGGAGGCCAGGCACAGCTGGTGATCGAAGCCGCCCAGGACAGCCATGCAGGGCAGTATCTGTGGCGTCTTCACGGACTCCAGGCATGTAACAAGATCACCACCCTGAATGTTTCAG AGCCCCAAGACCAGGAAGCAGACCAGACAGAGCCCCTGCCTTCCTGGG ATGCTCTTGGAGCCATGACCACCTTCCTGGCAGAGAAAAGAAGGACACTGTCAGTGTTTGCTGGACACAGGAGGCGTGGGACCTGGACTGAGCATAGTGGACCCTCAGTCCCTGTGCAGAAATTGAGGGCAGGAGCTCACTTAGGAAGAGTCTAG
- the LOC109702320 gene encoding secreted and transmembrane protein 1A-like isoform X2, with the protein MLSSRWVTPGYVPKMLGAFLLLATSMNAQNKEWDNAICTEDVVFVSRGEHAMMACNISNTFTHITIKLRAHGKNKTIFSEDGPGHFSRDGWQLQVQGGQAQLVIEAAQDSHAGQYLWRLHGLQACNKITTLNVSEPQDQEADQTEPLPSWDSMPETLESKSFEASTGPRSTEGVVAAGILFLILIIVGIGAFTQNRLRHS; encoded by the exons ATGTTGAGCTCCCGTTGGGTGACCCCTGGCTATGTTCCCAAGATGCTTGGGGCCTTCCTGCTCTTGGCCACCTCCATGAATGCTCAGAATAAAG AGTGGGACAACGCCATCTGCACCGAGGATGTGGTTTTCGTGTCCAGGGGCGAGCACGCCATGATGGCCTGCAATATCTCCAACACCTTCACCCACATCACCATCAAGTTGCGTGCCCATGGGAAGAACAAGACCATCTTCAGCGAGGATGGCCCAGGGCACTTCTCTCGGGatgggtggcagctccaggttcAAGGAGGCCAGGCACAGCTGGTGATCGAAGCCGCCCAGGACAGCCATGCAGGGCAGTATCTGTGGCGTCTTCACGGACTCCAGGCATGTAACAAGATCACCACCCTGAATGTTTCAG AGCCCCAAGACCAGGAAGCAGACCAGACAGAGCCCCTGCCTTCCTGGG ACTCAATGCCTGAAACCCTGGAGTCCAAGAGTTTTGAGGCTTCCACAGGGCCCCGATCCACAGAAGGGGTGGTGGCCGCTGGCATCCTCTTCTTGATCCTGATAATTGTGGGAATTGGTGCATTCACCCAGAACAGGCTCCGCCATTCTTAG